In Armatimonas rosea, a single genomic region encodes these proteins:
- a CDS encoding redoxin domain-containing protein, translated as MKRCVLSAFALLGLSALTHAQEPVKPAFGHSMQGEAFNEGPRQKAVLMKGIPKIEFPTSTKNKKAQQFFEQGVAQIHAYWYFEAERSFRQAADLDRDFAMAYWGMARANVNNRTRAKGFAEKAVEKRGNASKREQGYIDAIALFANGKNDEYIAALRKLVADNPLDIEATAQLAHELQERAFDKPRQDEVERLAQEVLATNPMHPIHHYRIHLWDRPENTNALDSAHKSGLSEQASAHMWHMEGHIYTQLKRYGDAAVSQEASARVDHAHMSRVQIIPDQIFNYAHNNQWLAESLEFTGQPQKALEVARNLVANPRHPKLNVPNGFSGSASQGLPRLIETLERYELWEIALAEKIESVPSKTEQERNRLRLLGCAAYATGKRGQGMAYLDELTKLKDSEKAIAAVKCYAALGENNTVEASKHLDAAGLPAEREALIRLQLGEREKALTLAQSAVKSRPNQVLPQAALVRVLHANGKLDQAKAELEKLRPLAARAELDTPLLAALAPVAQQCGAAGDWRGTPPADPLALPRPKIEGLGPLSWVPPVAPGFSLKDGNGKKVSLKDYAGKPVIVLFFLGAACERCMEQINAFAAEAESFRKAGFEIVAISPDPQDEVKKMKPFPFPILANPDLKTFKAWRTFDDFEDMALHGTFVVDPAGKLRWMDTGFAPFTDAKFVLGEAQRLLSR; from the coding sequence ATGAAACGATGCGTACTGTCTGCCTTTGCTCTGCTGGGCCTGAGCGCCCTCACCCACGCCCAGGAGCCCGTCAAGCCCGCCTTTGGGCACTCGATGCAGGGCGAGGCCTTCAACGAGGGACCGCGCCAGAAAGCCGTGCTGATGAAGGGGATCCCGAAGATTGAGTTTCCCACCAGCACCAAAAACAAGAAGGCGCAGCAGTTCTTCGAGCAAGGAGTCGCGCAGATCCACGCCTACTGGTACTTCGAGGCCGAGCGCTCGTTTCGCCAAGCCGCCGACCTCGATCGGGACTTCGCAATGGCCTACTGGGGCATGGCACGCGCCAATGTGAACAACCGCACCCGCGCCAAGGGCTTCGCGGAGAAGGCGGTTGAGAAGCGCGGCAACGCCAGCAAGCGCGAGCAGGGCTATATCGATGCCATCGCGCTCTTTGCCAACGGCAAGAACGACGAGTATATCGCCGCGCTTCGCAAGCTGGTCGCGGACAACCCGCTGGATATCGAGGCCACGGCGCAGCTCGCCCATGAGCTGCAGGAGCGGGCATTTGACAAGCCACGCCAGGACGAAGTGGAGCGCCTAGCCCAAGAGGTGCTTGCCACCAACCCGATGCACCCGATCCACCACTACCGAATCCACCTCTGGGACCGCCCGGAGAACACCAATGCACTCGACTCGGCGCACAAGTCCGGGCTGTCGGAGCAGGCCAGTGCCCACATGTGGCACATGGAAGGGCATATCTACACCCAGCTCAAGCGCTACGGCGATGCGGCGGTCTCCCAAGAGGCTTCGGCGCGGGTGGACCATGCCCACATGAGCCGTGTCCAGATCATCCCCGACCAGATCTTCAACTACGCCCACAACAACCAGTGGCTCGCGGAGAGCTTGGAGTTCACGGGGCAGCCCCAGAAGGCGCTGGAAGTCGCGCGAAACCTGGTCGCCAACCCGCGCCACCCCAAGCTCAATGTCCCCAATGGCTTCTCCGGGAGCGCCAGCCAAGGCCTCCCGCGCCTGATCGAGACCCTGGAGCGCTACGAGCTCTGGGAGATCGCGCTTGCGGAGAAGATCGAGAGTGTCCCGAGTAAGACCGAGCAGGAGCGCAACCGCCTGCGCCTGCTAGGCTGCGCCGCCTACGCCACCGGCAAGCGCGGTCAGGGCATGGCCTACCTCGACGAGCTCACCAAGCTCAAGGACAGCGAGAAGGCAATCGCCGCGGTGAAGTGCTACGCCGCGCTCGGGGAGAACAACACCGTGGAGGCGAGCAAGCACCTCGATGCCGCCGGACTCCCTGCCGAGCGCGAGGCCCTGATCCGGCTCCAGCTCGGGGAGCGGGAGAAGGCGCTCACTCTCGCCCAGAGCGCGGTCAAGAGCCGCCCCAACCAGGTGCTTCCCCAAGCCGCCCTGGTGCGCGTCCTCCACGCCAACGGCAAGCTCGACCAAGCCAAGGCCGAGCTAGAGAAGCTCCGTCCCCTCGCCGCCCGCGCCGAGCTAGACACGCCCCTCCTTGCGGCGCTCGCTCCGGTCGCCCAGCAGTGCGGGGCCGCAGGCGACTGGCGCGGGACACCGCCCGCCGACCCTCTCGCCCTTCCCCGCCCGAAGATCGAGGGGTTGGGGCCGCTCTCGTGGGTCCCCCCCGTGGCTCCTGGCTTCTCGCTCAAGGACGGCAACGGCAAGAAGGTCTCCCTCAAGGACTATGCGGGCAAGCCAGTGATCGTCCTCTTCTTCCTCGGGGCCGCCTGCGAGCGCTGCATGGAGCAGATCAATGCGTTTGCCGCCGAGGCGGAGAGCTTCCGCAAGGCCGGGTTTGAGATTGTCGCCATCAGCCCCGACCCGCAAGACGAGGTCAAGAAGATGAAGCCCTTCCCCTTCCCCATTCTTGCCAACCCCGACCTGAAGACCTTCAAGGCCTGGCGCACCTTCGACGACTTCGAGGACATGGCGCTCCACGGCACCTTTGTGGTCGATCCGGCGGGCAAGCTGCGCTGGATGGACACGGGCTTTGCCCCCTTCACCGATGCCAAGTTTGTCTTGGGTGAGGCCCAGCGCCTGTTGTCGCGATGA
- a CDS encoding DUF4139 domain-containing protein gives MNVVAPLLFTLLSLSAQPKAEQTQLTIYNQNFAVVRQLVSTDLQAGINTLTRTDVTRTLEPDSVVLRDPTGKRALRVLEQNFRPSALTPETLLERYEGKLLDFEVMEPGGRKRKVTGKVLRSGGAAQYSRYGQVISQAAQPVIEVEGKTRFGLPGVPLFPPLSGDDILKPTLSLVVESGQAGPVGLELAYLTSGMTWEAAYNLVAPETGDTVSLTGLVTVKNRSGKVFPNTQIQLMAGDVSKLRPAGIDEIISSDGDNTLIGGFGGMGGGAFMGPPPVTQKSFDEYHLYSLSRKTTLQDGETKQVEFVRSETIDSERVYVYSGAWIDPNRYRGWGYENIRSSREFGTQSNPKVWVMREFENTEKNHLGIPLPKGRVRFYRKDGEALQFVGENTIDHTPQGEKVRVYTGDAFDIVGERRQTNYADSSGKSTIDESFEIKVRNRKKEAVTVRVVEKLYRSWNWEIKEPSEKFAKKDSNTIEYTVTIPPDGEKVITYTAHYWW, from the coding sequence ATGAACGTTGTCGCTCCTCTTCTCTTTACGCTTCTCTCCCTCAGCGCACAGCCCAAAGCCGAGCAAACCCAGCTGACGATCTACAACCAGAACTTCGCCGTGGTTCGCCAGCTTGTTTCCACGGACCTCCAAGCGGGAATCAACACGCTCACGCGCACCGATGTGACCCGAACCCTGGAGCCAGACTCGGTGGTGCTCCGCGATCCGACCGGCAAGCGCGCTCTGCGTGTCCTAGAGCAAAACTTCCGCCCCAGCGCCCTCACGCCCGAGACGCTCCTGGAGCGCTACGAAGGCAAGCTACTCGACTTTGAGGTCATGGAGCCGGGCGGTCGCAAGCGCAAAGTCACGGGCAAGGTGCTCCGCAGTGGAGGAGCTGCCCAGTACAGCCGCTACGGTCAGGTGATCTCCCAGGCCGCACAGCCCGTCATTGAGGTCGAGGGCAAGACGCGCTTCGGCCTGCCCGGTGTCCCCCTCTTTCCCCCGCTGAGCGGCGACGATATCCTCAAGCCCACCCTCTCGCTTGTCGTGGAGTCCGGGCAGGCTGGCCCGGTCGGGCTGGAGCTGGCCTACCTCACCAGTGGCATGACCTGGGAGGCGGCCTACAACCTCGTCGCGCCCGAGACCGGCGACACAGTCAGCTTGACGGGCCTGGTGACCGTGAAAAACCGGAGCGGGAAGGTCTTTCCCAATACGCAGATTCAGCTCATGGCCGGCGATGTGAGCAAGCTCCGTCCCGCGGGAATCGACGAGATCATCAGCAGCGATGGCGATAATACACTGATAGGTGGTTTTGGAGGAATGGGGGGGGGAGCCTTTATGGGACCGCCGCCCGTTACCCAGAAGTCCTTCGATGAGTACCATCTCTACTCGCTGAGCCGCAAGACAACGCTCCAAGACGGTGAGACCAAGCAAGTCGAGTTTGTTCGCTCCGAGACGATCGACTCCGAGCGGGTCTATGTCTACAGCGGAGCGTGGATCGATCCCAACCGCTACCGAGGCTGGGGCTACGAGAACATCCGCAGCTCCCGAGAGTTTGGCACCCAGAGCAACCCGAAGGTCTGGGTGATGCGGGAGTTTGAGAACACGGAAAAGAACCACCTTGGCATCCCGCTCCCCAAAGGCCGTGTTCGCTTCTACCGCAAAGACGGCGAGGCGCTCCAGTTTGTGGGAGAGAACACGATCGACCACACGCCCCAAGGAGAAAAAGTTCGGGTCTACACGGGCGATGCCTTTGACATTGTCGGGGAGCGACGCCAGACCAACTACGCGGACAGCTCCGGCAAGAGCACCATTGATGAGAGCTTTGAGATCAAGGTGCGCAATCGCAAGAAAGAGGCGGTCACCGTGCGCGTTGTCGAGAAGCTCTACCGCAGCTGGAACTGGGAGATTAAAGAGCCCTCTGAGAAGTTTGCCAAGAAAGATAGCAACACGATCGAGTACACCGTGACAATCCCCCCCGATGGTGAGAAAGTCATCACCTACACCGCGCACTACTGGTGGTAG
- a CDS encoding ABC transporter permease gives MIRLILTRLGLAIPTLLAISFLVFFATYLSPADPTDILLGQHATPESRAQLRHQLGLDLPPLVRYGNYVTGIVFHGDFGRSYYNNGEAVTALIKRGFPNTGTLATLALLFSLGIGIPIGILAAVKANKVIDRAAMSVALLGVAVPSFVLAPLLTLFFAVQRNLLPPMGFALGDAVRAQPQFFILPAIVLGARSAALMARMTRSAMLDVLGQDYIRTARAKGLSDGVVLFKHALKNAFPPIMTVAGTTFGYLLSGSFVVETFFQIPGLGYQSIFAIQQRDYPVIQGLALLMAFIFVVVNLIVDILYGVLDPRARAAGGKR, from the coding sequence ATGATTCGCCTCATCCTCACGCGTCTTGGGCTGGCGATCCCGACCCTCCTCGCGATCTCGTTTCTGGTGTTCTTCGCCACCTACCTCTCGCCCGCCGATCCCACGGATATCCTGCTGGGGCAACACGCGACCCCAGAGAGCAGGGCACAGCTTCGGCACCAGCTGGGGCTCGACCTGCCGCCGCTGGTGCGCTACGGCAACTATGTCACGGGAATTGTCTTCCACGGGGACTTTGGGCGCTCGTACTACAACAACGGCGAGGCAGTGACCGCGCTGATCAAGCGGGGCTTTCCCAACACGGGGACCCTGGCGACCCTGGCGCTTCTCTTCTCCTTGGGGATTGGGATTCCGATTGGGATTCTGGCGGCGGTGAAGGCCAACAAGGTGATCGACCGGGCGGCGATGAGTGTGGCGCTGCTCGGGGTCGCGGTGCCGTCGTTTGTGCTCGCGCCGCTCCTGACCCTCTTTTTTGCGGTGCAGCGGAACCTACTGCCCCCGATGGGCTTCGCGCTGGGAGACGCCGTCCGGGCACAGCCACAGTTCTTTATTCTGCCGGCGATTGTCCTGGGCGCACGCTCGGCGGCGCTGATGGCACGCATGACCCGCTCGGCGATGCTGGATGTGCTGGGGCAGGACTACATTAGGACGGCACGGGCCAAGGGGCTCTCGGATGGTGTGGTGCTCTTTAAGCACGCGCTGAAGAACGCCTTCCCCCCGATCATGACGGTTGCAGGGACGACCTTTGGGTACTTGCTCTCCGGCTCATTTGTGGTGGAGACCTTCTTCCAGATTCCGGGGCTGGGCTACCAGTCGATCTTTGCGATCCAGCAGCGCGACTACCCGGTGATCCAGGGGCTGGCGCTTCTCATGGCCTTTATCTTTGTGGTGGTGAACTTGATCGTCGATATTCTCTACGGCGTCCTCGATCCCCGAGCACGTGCGGCGGGAGGGAAGCGCTAG
- a CDS encoding ABC transporter permease — MQELKKNKLAFASLIFLGVLVLIALFANVLAPYPFAEQKLADRMQGPSAAHRLGTDDLGRDVLSRLIYGARISLSVAVLVELVVVGIGVTVGLIAGFFGGWAETLLMRLTDTLLAFPDVLLAILLLGTLGAAASKPEVSLFLVVMSLGITGWPPLARLVRGQVLSLRKREFVEAAIAMGASNGRILLRHILPNLLSPIIVAVTVDAAGVILSEATLSFLGIGVQRPFPSWGRMINDALDYYRSEPRLVVWPAVCLSLTVIALNFLGDGLRDALDPRKRSGGH; from the coding sequence ATGCAAGAGCTCAAGAAAAACAAGCTCGCCTTTGCCAGCCTGATCTTCCTCGGGGTGCTGGTGCTGATCGCGCTCTTTGCCAATGTGCTGGCGCCCTACCCGTTTGCGGAACAGAAGCTGGCCGACCGGATGCAGGGGCCGAGCGCGGCACACCGGCTCGGCACCGATGACCTAGGGCGCGATGTGCTCTCTCGGCTAATCTACGGCGCACGGATCTCTCTGTCCGTGGCGGTCTTGGTCGAACTCGTGGTGGTGGGTATTGGCGTCACCGTGGGGCTGATCGCGGGGTTCTTTGGCGGCTGGGCGGAGACCTTGCTCATGCGCCTCACCGACACGCTCCTGGCCTTCCCCGATGTGCTCCTCGCCATTCTCCTCTTGGGAACCCTCGGCGCGGCGGCATCCAAGCCCGAGGTCTCGCTCTTTCTGGTGGTGATGTCGCTGGGGATCACCGGCTGGCCCCCGCTGGCGCGTCTGGTGCGGGGCCAGGTGCTCTCCCTGCGAAAGCGCGAGTTTGTGGAGGCCGCGATTGCAATGGGGGCGAGCAATGGGCGGATTCTGCTGCGCCATATCCTCCCCAACCTGCTCTCCCCGATCATTGTCGCGGTGACGGTCGATGCCGCCGGCGTGATCCTCTCCGAGGCGACCCTCTCGTTTCTGGGGATCGGTGTCCAGCGCCCGTTTCCCTCGTGGGGGCGCATGATCAACGACGCGCTCGACTACTACCGCTCCGAGCCGCGCCTCGTGGTCTGGCCCGCGGTCTGTCTCTCGCTCACCGTCATCGCCCTAAACTTCCTCGGCGATGGCCTCCGGGACGCGCTCGATCCCCGAAAACGCTCTGGCGGGCATTAA